Genomic segment of Fischerella sp. PCC 9605:
GAGAAAGGGATTGCAATGTATTTGACCAAGCAGCATCAATGCATCATCTAGAACAGATCGAAAAACTAGAACTCAACAGTCAATACCTCAATTATGTCGAGCACGTCTTAATTTCCAGTTTTTTTTCTTTTGTCTTAGAGTGTTCCAAAAAATAAAATGCCGGTGCCCTATCAAATATATATTGGCCTAACCCAAGCATTGATGAGCGTTTCGCCTAAGCAGCGAAACGCGAGGGCTGGGCATTTTATTACTGGTAGAGGCCTTAAGGCACAAGGGAGCGAAAAAAATCCCAGCCGCAGTAAGCGCCCCCATTATAGGCATAGGGGAAGGGTGCAGGGCTATTTGAAGCAGGGGGCACTTTGATGGATTCTCTTCCGTGCTAAGAGCTAAGAACACCTCTGCCTCTTGTTGCTGCCCCACGAGGGGGAAGTCACGCATTCACGCATTCAAAAGAATGTTTTAGAGGCTCGATCGCAAACTATCAGAGATTTATGTATGAATACTCAGCAATTGGAACTCTATCAGCGTATTCAGCAGTTCTGCTTAGATCGCATTGATGCAAAATTATCTTTCAGTAAACGCCTTGCCAGGGATAANNNNNNNNNNNNNNNNNNNNNNNNNNNNNNNNNNNNNNNNNNNNNNNNNNNNNNNNNNNNNNNNNNNNNNNNNNNNNNNNNNNNNNNNNNNNNNNNNNNNCAAAAACGATTCTCGGACTGCTTTGGTATTATTTGCCATCCTAACGTTTGTTTTATTTAGTTTAGGGACGATTAATCTCGCCACAGGAATCTTGAATCTACCAGCAAAGGACTTTATCGGGTTCTACATTCTATCTGCGATCGCCAGTTTTCTATTTGATTTTGCTATCCACCGCTTGGCACAGCCAAATACTCTCACTTCCACTTCTGGAAAAATATGGGAAACTTATACCCCATCTTGGGAAGAGTTTACAAAAATATATCAACTATCCTTATCTTGGCAGCGGATTTCAACCTGGTTAACAATACTCTCAATTTTTTGCCTATACTCTCTAGGAATTGCCAGGATTATCATCGGACTTTCTCGACACAAACCAATTGGTTATCTTGCTGTCTTATGCCTGTGTGTGGGTGTATATCTTCTATGGCTTTTAAGTCGTGAAAATGATAATTCTAACTCTTTGATCAAAACATTGATCTATGTAACTGTCTTACTCTCAGGTATAGTTTTGCTCTTCCTGGGATTGCGGATTCTAATTTGGTTAATCTTCGCCCCGATATTTTTTGTAGGTATATTCTCCTCAACAGGAGGAGGTTATACAGGTGGAGGTGGTTCAGATGCAGGCGGTGACGGAGGCGATGGCTGTGACGGAGGAGGTGATGGAGGTGGTTGTGGTGGCTGTGGTTGCTGTGCTGATTAAAGAGCAATATTGAACAGTACTCTACCAAGCCCCGTGTCAGGAGCAAGTCCAGGCTACTCGCTACGTTGATGAATTAGAGCTGGTTAACTTGAAAAGCAATTAATAGTGCAACCAATGCTCATACCCGATTGCACTAATAACTGAACTAAGCAATGGTTCACTCTCGCCAGGCGAAACAACTGCACCGCACAACTCAAACGCATCGCTAGCACCTGACGGCGTGATTTTATAACCAGCATAGATACAGCAAATTGTTATAACGGCAGTATACCTGCAATGCCGCTACGAGTGTTCTGCCTCAAAACTTGGAGGAATTATTCTTACCCTGCGTGAATTTTGCTCAGTTGAATTTTGAATTGTTTGCCCCCCTGCCTCTTCAAGTGTCCTGCATCAGAAAATCCACTGTCCGCATCAGTGCGCGATCGCTTTTCTAATCAAATGATGAGTGGGTCAATCGGCGTCATCAACTCCCGCAGTCACAACCGACAAACGGGCAGAGATGTTGACCAATTCAAGGCTTTTATCTACAACACAATCAACTCTTGAGGGGAGGAGGGGGCGATCGCTCCGAACAAGAGTGCCAACTTCACTCCTGTTTGGACAAGAACACTTTAAGCATGTTAAGCGACCCACCTTGGGGCGATCGCAACACAAAAATGCTTTGATGTCATTTTGATGGGATGCTGGACTGGAGAATCATTTTAAAAATGCCCTGCCCTCGCCCGCAGGGCGAAGCGGTTTCCAGTTGCGCCTCTATATTTTATCTTGGTTACAATCCTAGACCAATTGTTGCAATTGTATGATTAAAGTCTCTCCTAAGATAGTAATTGGTGGAGTACCAAGGACAGGTAAATCCAATCTGGCTTATAAACTATTTGATTATTACCACGGTTCGATTATCCACGGTGACACCCTGGTTAATGCGATCAAGAATAACTATAAGAATGCTTTTGACACCAATTTCGACAACATTGACAAGAACAACTATGTACAACAATTGCTGCCAATTCAAAAATATTTAATCAAAATAATTAGGAATATGGGCAAAGACTTAGAGTACAATGTACAAATTTTCGAGTCTTGCTACATACTCCCAGAATCGATATTACGATTAAACGGTTCTGGACAAGTTTGTGGTGTTTTCTTGCTATACAACCAACTAAATTTTGAGCAAAAGATTCAAGACATCCGCAACTACGCTTTGACCAATCAACACTGCTGGTCTCATAAATATACTGATTCCCAACTGCGTCAAACACTAAAAGAATTTATTGCTCTGAGCCAATTTTTTAGACAAGAGTGCAGTAAACACAATATCAAATGGTTTGACATTGATGACCAATGGAACAAGAAGTGGACTTCTGCATACGACTTTATTGTCAACCAAGTAACAGTTTCTCCCGTTGGGTAGTGTTCTTGTTTGTTTAAAATGAGCTGCTCTTCGACATCGGGTACATCTTCTCTGACTCAAATGATTATTATGCCGCTATTTCTGATTACTTCTAGTATTGATAAAGGAATTTACGATCACGACTTTCAACTTGTCGAAGCCGATTCAAGACTAGCAGTTGCTCAACACATACTTGACCATCCTCATCAATGGGAAACCTATCTACGTAGTGCCTACCCCAGAGATTTGCAAGACAGCACTTTCAGGTTCGGAAGTCTTTGGGATTGCGTTCACCAACCAGAAATGACTACTGAACGTCTTTTGGAACTGATCAATATGACAAGTGTAGACGGTGATAGGGCTTCACAGGTGCGGATTTTTGAGGTAAAAGTGCAACAGTTATCTGAAGTTGATACTAATCCATTTGATATTTAAACTTTTTGTCGATGATGATTTCTTTGACTTCTGATTGAGCTTGTTTGTCTCCTTGCTTTCAAGCATTTTGTTTTGATTTATTTACGGATGACGGATGGTAGTAACTTGGAGTCCCAAATGTAAAGTCCTTTTTGTGAAGGCACTCTTGAGAATCGTCCGGCGCGATAACCCCGCGACAATTCACTTAACACATTAGATTTTACTTGTTGCACTAAAAATACGGTGACATCCGATGTCAGTACTTGGTTTAATTGGGCAAGGAAGCCTCCGATTGTGCTTGCGATGTCACAATAATTCAAAATTCAAAATTATTTCTTAAATTTTGCATTTTGAATTTTGAATTTTGAATTGAAGCGATGGGGAGGCTGTGAATGTGCACGCTTGTGATGCGGCGGTTTGCGATGGAGAAGTAAGGAGGGCGATCCTCGTTGTTCTACCCATTCCCTAACATACACTTTACGGTGGTCGCCTTGTGAGATGATGTATGATAACCAAATACAAGCCACCCATCCCCTATTTCATCAAATTCATTCTCGATGACGCGAACGGTGAGTAATAAGTATTCAATTCAATATCCAAGGATAATCCGCTATGCAGAGTATTAAATTAAAAAAACGTATCGGTGCAGATGGAATTTTACATTTAGATATCCCAGTGGGAATAACAGATAAAGAAGTAGAAATCATGGTGATTTATCAACCACTAGAAACACAAACACAGCCAAAAACACCACAACAAAGAGGCTGGATGCCTGGGTTTTTTGAAGAAGTAATTGGTGGTTGGGTAGGAGAACCGCTAGAACGACCAGAACAGGGAGAATATGAAACTAGGGAGCAGCTATTTTGACTTATCTGCTCGATTCAAATGTCTGTATCCGCTTAATAAATAATAGTAGTCCTGCGGTAACAAATCGACTGGCATCCCAACAACCAGAAGATATTTTAAATTCTACGATCACCCAATTAGAACTGTACTATGGTGCTTACCGTAGCGCTCAACAGGAGAGAAATTTAGAAATATTGCAACGTTTTTTTAATCAGTTTACTATTATATCTTTAGACCCAGAAGCCGCAAGGATAGCAGGGAGAATTCGGGCTGAGTTAGCTTCTAGTGGTACGCCAATTGGCCCTTATGATTTGCAGATTGCTGCTATTGCAATGGCAAATAATTTGATATTGGTCACGCATAATACGAAAGAATTTAGCCGAGTGAATGGGTTGCAGATAGAGGATTGGGAGGAAGAAAGTTGAGTCAAGGACGTTGGACAATTCCAGATAATTGGAATTGGGTGTATGCGGGGTAAAAGTAGCCAAAGCTCATTTTGCCGCCACGCGTCGTCTGAAAATGTTACTCAGACTAGACTTTTACTGGTACAGCCAAAATAAGCTTTTTCTCTGTTTTTTGGTGACAAGAGCGATTTTATTTCTGTAACTCTTTCACAGCAAGCTTTTCAAGCGTTGCGTGGCGGTAAAATGTGTCCTCGCTAGTTTTACCCCTGGTTCTGCAACTCAGGCTTTAGGTCTTGCAGTTTTTCTAGTATTTGCCGTCTTAGTCTTACAACTCGGCTCTTTCCGCCAGCCCTTTATTATCATCTTGGCGATTCCCTTTGCCA
This window contains:
- the vapC gene encoding type II toxin-antitoxin system tRNA(fMet)-specific endonuclease VapC — encoded protein: MTYLLDSNVCIRLINNSSPAVTNRLASQQPEDILNSTITQLELYYGAYRSAQQERNLEILQRFFNQFTIISLDPEAARIAGRIRAELASSGTPIGPYDLQIAAIAMANNLILVTHNTKEFSRVNGLQIEDWEEES